From Salinibacterium sp. ZJ450, one genomic window encodes:
- the treY gene encoding malto-oligosyltrehalose synthase — protein MRIPTSTYRLQVRPGFDFDAVAGVIPYLADLGVDWIYLSPILQAERGSEHGYDVTDPTRLDAERGGEAGFRRAVAAARHHGLGVLVDIVPNHLGVATPAQNPWWWDVLKHGQSSPHAAAFDIDWAAGDGRLRIPVLGTAADVAALTVLGDELHYYDHRFPLAPGTADDGADAVQVHARQHYELVDGRRADDELNYRRFFAVNSLAGLRVELPRVFDESHAQVARWFDEGLVDGLRVDHPDGLHDPKGYLDRLRVLTGGAWVLVEKILEPGEALPANWAVSGSTGYDALAVIDRVLTDPKAETPLIALDARLRGEAVPWPELVHHGKREVTDGMLRSEVRRLVRDLGWDRFDAGTTEQALAEVLACFPVYRSYLPDGAEHLATAVREATRRRPELAEPLRALSEVLEDPRHPAATRFQQTSGMVMAKGVEDRAFYRYSPLTSLTEVGADPSEFSVSVDRFHAVQQHRQAHWPHTMTTLSTHDTKRSEDARARLAVLAELPDDWAEVLDALRSQVSVGDGPLENLLWQATIAAWPIGRDRLLGYALKAAREADLSTHWTVPDEAFERKLTNLVDATVADPVVIAVITAFVDRISAAGFSNGLTAKLLQLTAPGVPDVYQGSELWELSLVDPDNRRPVDFAERARLLARLDDGWRPPVDSDGAAKLLITSRALRLRRDNAHLFTGYRPLLATGAAADHLIGFDRGGAISIGTRLPLGLADAGGWRDTAIQLESAHTDQFTRRRYEPGEVPLATLLEHYPVALLSAEEAPR, from the coding sequence ATGAGAATCCCGACCAGCACGTACCGGCTGCAGGTGCGGCCGGGGTTCGACTTCGATGCGGTGGCCGGCGTCATCCCGTACCTGGCCGACCTCGGCGTGGACTGGATCTACCTGTCGCCGATCCTGCAGGCCGAACGCGGCTCGGAGCACGGCTACGACGTCACCGACCCCACCCGCCTCGACGCCGAGCGCGGCGGTGAGGCCGGCTTCCGCCGCGCGGTCGCCGCCGCCCGGCACCACGGCCTCGGTGTGCTGGTCGACATCGTGCCGAACCACCTCGGTGTGGCGACCCCGGCGCAGAACCCGTGGTGGTGGGACGTGCTGAAGCACGGGCAGTCGTCGCCGCACGCCGCGGCCTTCGACATCGACTGGGCGGCGGGCGACGGTCGGCTGCGGATTCCGGTGCTGGGCACGGCGGCGGATGTCGCGGCGCTCACCGTGCTCGGCGACGAGCTGCACTACTACGACCACCGCTTCCCGCTCGCTCCGGGCACGGCGGACGACGGCGCCGACGCGGTTCAGGTGCACGCGCGCCAGCACTACGAACTCGTCGACGGGCGCCGCGCCGACGACGAGTTGAACTACCGGCGCTTCTTCGCGGTGAACAGCCTGGCCGGCCTCCGCGTTGAGCTGCCGCGGGTGTTCGACGAGTCGCATGCACAGGTGGCCCGCTGGTTCGACGAAGGCCTCGTTGACGGGCTCCGAGTCGACCACCCCGACGGGTTGCACGATCCGAAGGGCTACCTCGACCGGCTGCGGGTACTCACCGGTGGCGCGTGGGTGCTGGTGGAGAAGATCCTCGAGCCGGGGGAGGCGCTGCCGGCCAACTGGGCGGTGTCCGGCAGCACCGGCTACGACGCGCTGGCGGTGATCGACCGGGTGCTCACCGATCCAAAAGCCGAGACCCCGTTGATAGCGCTCGATGCGCGGCTGCGCGGCGAGGCCGTCCCGTGGCCGGAGCTGGTGCACCACGGCAAGCGTGAGGTGACCGACGGCATGCTGCGATCCGAGGTGCGGCGGCTGGTGCGGGATCTCGGCTGGGACCGGTTCGACGCCGGCACCACCGAACAGGCGCTCGCCGAGGTGCTCGCCTGCTTCCCGGTCTACCGGTCCTACCTGCCAGACGGGGCCGAGCATCTGGCGACCGCTGTGCGCGAGGCAACCCGTCGCCGTCCGGAACTGGCCGAGCCGCTGCGGGCGCTGTCCGAGGTACTCGAAGATCCGCGACATCCGGCCGCCACGCGTTTTCAACAGACCTCCGGCATGGTGATGGCGAAGGGGGTGGAGGATCGGGCGTTCTACCGGTACTCGCCGCTGACCTCGCTGACCGAGGTGGGCGCCGACCCGTCGGAGTTCAGCGTCAGCGTCGACCGCTTCCACGCAGTGCAGCAGCACCGGCAGGCGCACTGGCCGCACACCATGACCACCCTGTCCACCCACGACACCAAGCGCTCGGAGGATGCCCGAGCCCGGCTGGCGGTGCTCGCCGAACTGCCGGACGACTGGGCCGAGGTGCTCGACGCCCTGCGATCCCAGGTGTCGGTCGGCGACGGGCCGCTGGAGAACCTGCTCTGGCAGGCCACCATCGCGGCGTGGCCGATCGGCCGCGACCGGCTGCTCGGCTACGCGCTGAAGGCCGCCCGCGAAGCCGATCTCAGCACGCACTGGACGGTGCCGGATGAGGCGTTCGAACGGAAGCTCACAAACCTGGTCGATGCGACGGTAGCCGACCCGGTGGTGATCGCTGTCATCACCGCGTTCGTTGATCGGATCAGCGCTGCGGGCTTCTCCAACGGCCTCACCGCCAAACTGCTGCAGCTCACCGCTCCCGGGGTGCCCGACGTGTACCAGGGCAGCGAACTGTGGGAATTATCACTGGTCGACCCAGATAACCGGCGCCCCGTCGACTTCGCCGAACGGGCGCGGCTGCTGGCACGCCTGGACGACGGATGGCGCCCGCCCGTCGATTCTGACGGGGCCGCCAAGCTGCTCATCACCAGCCGCGCGCTGCGACTCCGCCGCGACAACGCCCACCTCTTCACCGGCTACCGGCCGCTGCTCGCGACCGGCGCCGCCGCGGACCACCTCATCGGGTTCGACCGCGGCGGGGCGATCAGCATCGGCACGCGACTGCCGCTCGGCCTCGCCGACGCCGGCGGCTGGCGGGACACCGCCATCCAGCTCGAGTCGGCGCACACCGACCAGTTCACCCGGCGGCGTTACGAGCCCGGCGAGGTGCCACTGGCGACGCTGCTCGAGCACTACCCGGTGGCGTTGCTCTCCGCAGAGGAGGCGCCCCGATGA
- the treZ gene encoding malto-oligosyltrehalose trehalohydrolase — MTVHTPFSVWAPTPTTVRLSLADDTLPMLRAADGWWTPEPDALHAALERAEGRPVDYGYLLDDDPTMLPDPRSRRQPSGVHERSRSFDPGEFAWSDAAWTGRQLAGGVIYELHIGTFTREGTLDAAAGRLDHLKSIGVDFVELLPVNAFNGTHNWGYDGVLWYAVHEQYGGPAAYQRFVDACHAAGLGVVQDVVYNHLGPSGNYLPRFGPYLHPASANTWGASLNLDGDQSDPVRRYIIDNALAWFRDYHVDALRLDAVHALVDHRATHLLEQVAQDVAVLSAELGRPLTLIAESDLNDPRLITPRDAGGYGLDAQWSDDFHHALHSNLTGEANGYYTDFHSLEALDKVLQRGFFHDGSFSSFRGRNHGRPIDRDRMPTWRLVVCSQNHDQIGNRAAGDRLSAQLDPGQLGIAAVLVMLGPFTPMLFMGEEWAASTPWQFFTSHPEPELGVATAKGRIAEFARMGWDESTVPNPQDPATFDRSKLRWEEREQGEHARLLALYRQLAELRAGHPEFRDPRFRDIRTRFDAAAGWFLLGRGAVSIAVNFSDQPTRVPLEAGHRMLLLAADAVMLDRDAVLLPGHAFAVLATRR; from the coding sequence ATGACCGTCCACACCCCATTCTCTGTCTGGGCGCCCACCCCAACCACCGTCCGACTGAGCCTCGCCGACGACACCCTCCCCATGCTCCGCGCCGCCGACGGCTGGTGGACGCCCGAGCCGGACGCCCTGCACGCCGCGCTCGAGCGCGCCGAAGGGCGCCCGGTCGACTACGGCTACCTGCTCGATGACGACCCGACGATGCTGCCCGATCCCCGCTCCCGGCGGCAGCCATCGGGGGTGCACGAGCGCTCGCGCAGTTTCGATCCCGGTGAGTTCGCCTGGTCGGACGCCGCGTGGACCGGTCGGCAACTGGCCGGCGGCGTGATCTACGAACTGCACATCGGAACCTTCACCCGCGAAGGCACCCTGGATGCCGCCGCCGGCCGGCTCGACCACCTGAAGAGCATCGGCGTCGACTTCGTCGAGCTCCTGCCGGTGAACGCGTTCAACGGAACCCACAACTGGGGCTACGACGGGGTGCTCTGGTACGCGGTGCACGAGCAGTACGGGGGACCGGCCGCCTACCAGCGGTTCGTCGACGCCTGCCACGCCGCCGGACTCGGCGTGGTGCAAGACGTCGTCTACAACCACCTCGGCCCGAGCGGCAACTACCTGCCCCGGTTCGGCCCGTACCTGCACCCGGCGTCGGCGAACACCTGGGGTGCGTCGCTGAATCTCGACGGCGACCAGTCCGACCCGGTGCGCCGCTACATCATCGACAACGCCCTGGCCTGGTTCCGCGACTACCACGTCGACGCGCTGCGCCTCGACGCGGTGCACGCGCTCGTCGACCACCGTGCCACGCACCTGTTGGAGCAGGTGGCTCAGGATGTCGCGGTCCTGTCCGCCGAGCTCGGCAGGCCGCTCACCCTGATCGCCGAATCCGACCTGAACGACCCGCGGCTGATCACCCCGCGCGACGCCGGAGGGTACGGGCTCGACGCACAGTGGAGCGACGACTTCCACCACGCCCTGCACAGCAACCTCACCGGCGAGGCGAACGGTTACTACACCGACTTCCACTCACTGGAGGCACTGGACAAGGTTTTACAACGCGGGTTCTTCCACGACGGCAGCTTCTCCAGCTTCCGCGGCCGCAACCACGGTCGGCCGATCGATCGCGACCGGATGCCCACCTGGCGGCTGGTGGTTTGCTCGCAGAACCATGACCAGATCGGCAATCGGGCGGCCGGCGACCGCCTCAGCGCCCAGCTGGACCCGGGCCAGTTGGGCATCGCCGCCGTGTTGGTGATGCTCGGCCCGTTCACGCCGATGCTGTTCATGGGCGAGGAGTGGGCGGCGTCCACCCCGTGGCAGTTCTTCACCTCGCATCCCGAGCCGGAACTCGGCGTGGCCACCGCGAAGGGCCGCATCGCCGAGTTCGCCCGGATGGGCTGGGACGAGAGCACCGTGCCGAACCCGCAGGACCCGGCCACCTTCGACCGGTCGAAGCTGCGCTGGGAGGAACGCGAGCAGGGCGAGCACGCCCGGCTGCTGGCGCTGTACCGGCAGCTCGCCGAACTCCGCGCGGGACACCCCGAGTTCCGCGACCCGCGATTCCGCGACATCCGCACCCGGTTCGACGCCGCAGCCGGCTGGTTCCTACTGGGCCGCGGCGCGGTCAGCATCGCGGTCAACTTCAGCGACCAGCCGACGAGAGTACCGCTCGAGGCCGGCCACCGGATGCTGCTGCTGGCCGCCGACGCGGTGATGCTCGACCGTGACGCGGTGCTGCTGCCGGGGCACGCGTTCGCGGTGCTCGCGACACGCCGCTAG
- the tyrS gene encoding tyrosine--tRNA ligase — protein MSTSASALQNQRNDDSFEDVWDELTWRGLVHVSTDADELKKLLAGEPITYYCGFDPTAPSLHLGNLVQILLLRRIQLAGHRPLGLVGGSTGLIGDPRPTAERTLNTKDTVAEWVGYLQGQIERFLSFEGDNAARMVNNLDWTAPLSAIDFLREVGKYFRVGTMLKKDAVSARLNSDAGISYTEFSYQILQGMDYLELYRSYNCVLQTGGSDQWGNLTSGTDLIHKAEGASVHAIGTPLITNSDGTKFGKSEGNAVWLDPELTSPYAFYQFWVNTDDKDVVDRLKIFTFLDRTEIDRLAEAVASEPFKREAQKVLAFEVTALVHGEDATRAAIAASAALFGQGELAALDAVTLEAAIRELPQAAEANSSSTIAQLLVDATLTKSLGESRRAIAQGGVYLNNDKVTDDAATLGAALLHGRFAVLRRGKKSLAGVVIS, from the coding sequence GTGTCAACCTCAGCATCAGCTTTGCAGAATCAGCGAAACGACGACTCCTTCGAGGACGTCTGGGACGAACTCACCTGGCGCGGCCTCGTGCACGTGTCCACGGATGCCGACGAGCTGAAGAAGCTGCTGGCGGGGGAGCCGATCACCTACTACTGCGGCTTCGACCCGACCGCGCCCAGCCTGCACCTCGGCAACCTGGTGCAGATCCTGCTGCTGCGTCGCATCCAGCTGGCCGGACACCGCCCGCTCGGTCTCGTCGGCGGCTCCACCGGGCTGATCGGTGACCCGCGCCCGACCGCAGAACGCACCCTGAACACCAAGGACACCGTCGCGGAGTGGGTTGGTTACCTGCAAGGCCAGATCGAGCGCTTCCTCAGCTTCGAGGGCGACAACGCGGCGCGCATGGTGAACAACCTCGACTGGACCGCGCCGCTGTCGGCGATCGACTTCCTGCGCGAGGTGGGCAAGTACTTCCGGGTCGGCACCATGCTGAAGAAGGATGCCGTGAGCGCCCGCTTGAACAGCGACGCCGGCATCAGCTACACCGAGTTCAGCTACCAGATTCTGCAGGGCATGGACTACCTCGAGCTCTACCGCAGCTACAACTGCGTGCTGCAGACCGGCGGCAGCGACCAGTGGGGCAACCTCACCAGCGGCACCGACCTGATCCACAAGGCGGAGGGCGCCAGCGTTCACGCCATCGGCACCCCGCTGATCACCAACTCCGACGGCACAAAGTTCGGCAAGAGCGAGGGGAACGCCGTCTGGCTCGACCCCGAGCTGACCAGCCCGTACGCCTTCTACCAGTTCTGGGTCAATACCGACGATAAGGATGTCGTCGACCGGCTGAAGATCTTCACCTTCCTCGACCGGACCGAGATCGACCGGCTGGCGGAGGCTGTGGCGAGCGAACCGTTCAAGCGCGAAGCGCAGAAGGTGCTCGCTTTCGAGGTCACCGCCCTGGTGCACGGCGAAGACGCCACGAGAGCCGCGATCGCGGCATCCGCTGCCCTGTTCGGACAGGGCGAGCTTGCCGCACTCGACGCGGTCACGCTCGAGGCCGCGATCCGGGAGCTGCCGCAGGCGGCCGAGGCCAACTCGTCGTCGACGATAGCGCAGCTGCTGGTGGACGCGACCCTCACCAAGAGCCTGGGGGAGTCCCGCCGTGCCATTGCGCAGGGCGGCGTCTATCTGAACAACGACAAGGTGACGGATGACGCGGCAACACTGGGCGCCGCGCTGCTGCACGGTCGCTTCGCGGTGCTCCGACGAGGCAAAAAGTCCCTCGCCGGCGTGGTCATTTCGTAA
- a CDS encoding HAD-IIA family hydrolase, translating into MTTSSTPLAGVDLVLADLDGVVYKGPRPIPHAIESLNRVAETGRVGYITNNAARTAASVAAHLTNLGLSVTADDVVTSPQAAVKLLAELVPSGATVLVVGGEGLVDEVEKAGFIVTRSAEDDPAAVIQGFSPEVGWTQLAEASYALHGGIPWVSTNTDWTIPQERGVAPGNGTLVSAVHTAVGRMPVTAGKPETPIFHAAVERFGAEKPLFIGDRLDTDIRGANRVGMDSVLVLTGIDGAKQVLAATAEDRPTYIVEDLRELHDPYPVADVADDGTVTVRDSVVVMRGNRLEVLREGGSSLDLLRAASRAIWNSGLAIYGIDVPGELFDRLGIPRPRK; encoded by the coding sequence GTGACGACGAGTAGCACGCCGCTCGCCGGGGTCGACCTGGTCCTCGCCGACCTCGACGGCGTCGTGTATAAGGGCCCGCGGCCGATCCCGCACGCCATCGAGAGCCTCAACCGCGTGGCCGAGACCGGGCGTGTCGGCTACATCACCAACAATGCGGCGCGCACCGCGGCATCCGTGGCGGCGCACCTCACCAACCTCGGCCTGAGCGTTACCGCGGACGACGTGGTCACCTCACCGCAGGCCGCGGTGAAACTGCTGGCCGAGCTGGTGCCGTCCGGCGCCACGGTGTTGGTGGTCGGCGGTGAGGGACTGGTGGACGAGGTCGAGAAGGCCGGCTTCATCGTGACCCGATCGGCCGAGGACGACCCGGCCGCGGTCATCCAGGGCTTCTCACCCGAGGTGGGCTGGACTCAGCTCGCCGAGGCGTCGTATGCCCTGCACGGCGGAATCCCATGGGTGTCGACGAACACCGACTGGACGATTCCGCAGGAGCGTGGCGTCGCCCCCGGCAACGGCACGCTGGTGTCGGCCGTGCACACGGCCGTGGGCCGGATGCCGGTCACCGCCGGTAAGCCGGAGACCCCCATCTTCCACGCCGCCGTCGAACGCTTCGGCGCCGAGAAGCCGCTGTTCATCGGCGACCGGCTGGACACCGACATCCGTGGTGCGAACAGGGTCGGCATGGACTCCGTGCTGGTGCTCACCGGCATCGACGGCGCCAAGCAGGTGCTGGCCGCGACCGCGGAGGACCGCCCCACCTACATCGTCGAGGATCTACGCGAGCTGCACGACCCATACCCGGTAGCGGATGTCGCGGACGACGGCACGGTCACCGTGCGGGACTCCGTGGTGGTGATGCGCGGGAACCGGCTTGAGGTGCTGCGCGAGGGCGGGTCGAGCCTCGATTTGCTGCGGGCCGCCAGCCGGGCGATCTGGAACTCCGGACTGGCGATCTACGGCATCGACGTGCCCGGCGAGCTGTTCGACCGGCTGGGCATTCCACGGCCGCGCAAGTAG
- a CDS encoding TlyA family RNA methyltransferase has product MAEQRLDAALAARGLARSRTHAAKLIADGLVTVDGEPALKAAAKVDDEQNIEVAESDHYVSRAAHKLIAALDGFALPVAGRLALDVGASTGGFTQVLLERGARQVIALDVGHAQLVPELAADPRVSVVEGFNARFMTAEALAEASGISEKPDLVVGDLSFISLGLVLPALVDTCGADADFVLLIKPQFEVGRTGIKEGIVRSVGLRQDAISGVLWSAWDLGLGTAGLLPSPIAGGAGNREYLVWLNGVHGSNPTEWNERVAAMV; this is encoded by the coding sequence ATGGCTGAGCAGCGGCTCGATGCCGCGCTGGCGGCCAGGGGACTCGCCCGATCACGCACCCACGCGGCGAAACTGATCGCCGACGGGCTGGTGACCGTCGATGGCGAGCCGGCGCTGAAGGCCGCCGCGAAGGTCGACGACGAACAGAACATCGAGGTCGCCGAGAGCGACCACTACGTCAGCCGCGCCGCGCACAAACTGATCGCCGCCCTCGACGGCTTCGCCCTGCCGGTCGCCGGGCGGCTGGCGCTGGATGTCGGGGCATCGACCGGCGGTTTCACCCAGGTGCTGCTGGAACGCGGCGCGCGACAGGTGATCGCGCTCGATGTCGGTCACGCTCAGCTGGTGCCCGAACTCGCCGCCGACCCACGGGTGAGCGTTGTCGAAGGCTTCAACGCCCGGTTCATGACCGCGGAAGCCCTGGCCGAGGCATCCGGCATCTCGGAAAAGCCCGACCTGGTGGTCGGCGATCTCTCCTTCATCTCACTCGGCCTGGTGCTGCCGGCCCTGGTGGACACCTGCGGCGCCGACGCCGACTTCGTGCTGCTGATCAAACCGCAGTTCGAGGTCGGACGAACCGGCATCAAGGAAGGCATCGTCAGGAGTGTCGGCCTGCGCCAGGACGCCATCAGCGGCGTGCTCTGGTCTGCCTGGGACCTCGGACTCGGCACCGCGGGTCTGCTGCCGTCGCCGATCGCCGGTGGTGCCGGAAACCGGGAATACCTGGTCTGGCTGAACGGGGTTCACGGCAGTAATCCGACAGAATGGAACGAGCGCGTTGCTGCGATGGTGTAG